GCATAAGCTCAGCGAACAAGAGCGAAACTTGCATATCGGCAATATTGTCAAATATCACCCACCCTGCTTTGTCGTGACTAGGAATCAGGAAGGTCTTAAATACCTGACCAAATACTGCGAGGAGGAGCAGATTCCTCTGCTTCGTACCACTGCACCGACTACCAAATTTCAAGAGCTCGTCGATATCTACTTAAGCAAATCGCTTGCACAGGAGATTGCCATACATGGGGTCTGCGTCAATGTATCGGGCATCGGCATCCTGCTTCGGGGCAAATCCGGCGTAGGTAAGAGTGAAACCGCTCATACCTTGATCCGCCGCGGCCACAGGCTCGTTGCCGATGATGTCGTCGTACTGAAAAAATCAGCCCCGAGACCATTCTAGGCACACACAACGGAAAAACAAAAGAATTCCTCGCCCTGCGAAGCATCGGTCTCATTAACGTCTCCGCTTGTACGGACGCAAAGCGTTTCAAGACGAGACCCGCATTGTGCTGGACATCGAGCTGACGAAATGGCAGGATCACGCTTTGAACAATGAGCTCGAGCTGGATCCCAAGTTTACGGAATATATGGATATCAAAATCCCGCATATCGAAATTCAGCTGCAGCCCGGACGCGATGTAGCCGGACTGGTTGAAGCCGCCGCTAATAACTGGTATCTTCGCCAGCAGGGTTACAGCGCTGCCGAAGACTTCATGAAGCGGCTGCAGAGCGAGGAAGACTGAATCAGGGGGAAACACAGCTCAAAAGCTCAACGCTCTCCCACACAGCAATTCGGAAAAGAGGGTTGACGATCTCGTTTACTCATACTTATTCTTGTATCTCTTAGACATGGACATGGAGTAATTAGATAAGCCCACCGCAGGCTAATAAAGCAACCGAATTTTGTTCAAAAAATAAAGCTGTCTCCGGCACATTTACTGCACAGGGAGACAGCTCTTTTTTATTTTGATATAACCAAACTTCTATAGCTTAAACTTGTGAGCCAAAACCTGCATTTCGGATGACATCACATTCAACGATTCAGCCGATGATGACAGCTCTTCCATCACCGCAAGCTGTTCCTCCGTAGAAGCGGAGATCTGCTGTGCAAGCTGGTTCGTTTGATCGGCCATGCGTTCCATATCCTGCAGGGATGCAGAGATTTCCTGCGAGCTCGCCGACATCTCCTGAGCTGAAGCCGAAGCCTCCTGCACCTGCTCCACAACATTACGGGTCGCTTCAAGAATGCGAACGAACGCTTGGCCCGTGTGCTCGATGGACTGCACACCTACAGCAACCTCCTGCTCCCCTTTCGCCATGGCATCGCCTGCGCGTCTCATATCTTCTTGAATCGCCTCGATTAGTTCAGCCACTTCCGCTGCGGAGGTGGTCGAACGTTCCGCCAGTTTCTTAACCTCTCCGGCTACCACAGCGAAGCCCTTTCCTTCCGCACCAGCTCTTGCAGCCTCGATCGATGCGTTTAGAGCCAGCAGATTCGTCTGCGCGGATATATCGGTAATCACCCTAACGATATCACCGATATATTGGGAGCGTTCCGTAAGCTTCTCCACAATTTCAGCCAGTTCGCTTACTGTTCGATTGACCGCATTCATTTGCTCGGAAGACTGCTTGATCAGCAGATTGCCCTGCTCGGCTTCCCGCAAGGTCATCTCGGAAGCTTCGTAGGCTGTTGACGATGTGGTGGCGATTCTTTGAATGCCGTAGGCCATTTCCTCCATCGCCACAGAGCTCTCTTTCACACTGCGCGCCTGTGTATCATTACTTCCAGCCATATCTTGAATAGAAACAGAGATTTGATTACTCGCAAGTGTCGTTTCCCCAATAGAACCGCTTAGATCATGCGATGCGTCTGACAGCCTGTCAGAACTAGAGAGAAGCCCCGCAACCATTTCCCGGAGATGGACGTACATCGCCTGAAAGGAAACGGCCAAATCGCCGATTTCGTCTTTGTTCTTAATATTAAGCGCTGAGGCTCTTAAATCACCCTGAGCAAACTGGCTGGCTTGATCCGCCAGACGTTTGATCGGTCTGGAGATATGTAGAGCAAACAATGTCATCAAAGTTCCTCCAATCACCCAGCAGCAAAGCAGGGTAATCAGAATCGTGTTCAGAATATGCGTCTGGCCTTGATTATAATCCTGCATGTACGAGCCGGCTGCTATGATCCAGCCCCAGTCCTGACCCGCTGATTCCGCATACGCTATCTTCTCCGCTTCCTTTGACGAATCAGGTAAAGGCCAATCATACGTCGTAAAACCGCCGCCGCCCTTCGCCTTCTCGATCATATCCTTCACGTAGAAGAAGCCGCTGCTGGTTTGCTTATCCAGAATGTTTTGCCCCTCCAATAACGGATGACCCATCAGATCGCCATTCGCATTAAGGATAAAAAAGTACCCGTTCTCCCCTAGCTGAATGTGCGGATTAATCGATCGCTTGCCGTCCTTCAGCGGTCCGATCAGCGCTTCTCTTACCTTCTCCTGGGCAGCTTCTTTCGTCATGCCTCCCGCCTTGACCGCTTCTTCCATAGAAGTTGTAAGCTCCAGTGCCATTTTTACTGAATTTTGCAAATTACTCCGAATTAATGCATCCGACTCCTGCGACGAAACATGATAACTGACATACCCGAGTATAGACACAGGTACCAACAGCATAAATAAAGAAATCAACAGCAGTTTCTTTCTAATTGTAATTTTCCAAAATCCCCTATTATTCTGCACCGATAACCCTCCCTTTGAACTAAGACTCAAGTCCCAATCCTTACTCGATATATACTAGAAAATCGACACAATTCCTCCTTTCATTTTCGTACAAGGGTGAATATTCTGTGAAATAAGAATTTTAAAATAAAAACCACCCCTTTCTTTTCCGAAAGGAGTGGCTCCATGTTGATAACCTGTTATTCGTGAAATGATTTCCAGAACTCGCCTTGCTTATCGATATACGTATCAAGATCACTAAGCGGAATCTGGAATGTAATAAAGCCAGCCGCATAAGGTCCAATGTCGTAAGGGTTATAGTAGATGTTCAGTACATCCGAGTCGAGATAGAAACCCTGGCTGTCTGTGATATCCGGTAAATCCTCTGCAGCCTGAGGGAACACACCCTTCTCTTCTGCATGGTCCTTCAATTGTTCCCTAATTAAATCACTGATGCGACTGAGATAGCCGCTGTCCTGCTTGAACAAATCGGCAAGCTTATAGATGCTGCCATTGCGGATATTCACGTGTTTGTATACCTGTGAGGGCATGCCGTGAGCGGCTCCGAAAGGATAATAGTAACCATTAGCTCCTACTACTAACAGATCCTTCTTAAACATGTGAACTGTAAAATCCTCATCATACGACGCAGATTGATCTTCGCTTGAAATTGTGGCGTCACTTGGCATCAACTCAGCATTAATTTTCTCTGAAACTTGCTTATCCTGTATACCCTCAATCACCGGATAATAGATGAGCGTATTGCGATGGGGCCGTTCCTTGGCTTCTTTCAAAACAATTCCATTCCCCAAATCCTTTAGATATTCCGCTTTCCAAATGACGTTGCCATCCATATCTATATATTGAAGGCGGTTATCCACATTGGCGCTAATTAGGCCCTTATCACGCTGTATCGTACCGGTACCTTGGATGATCGGCAGCGATTGCGCCTTTTGCCCTGTTTTATCGATAAAGAAAGAGGTAAGTCCCTGGCTGACTACGCTGTAACCGTCCTTGAACGACGCAACGTCATCATACAAGTAATCCGTGATCTGCTTTCCATCTTTATTAAATAAAGCAAATTTATAAAGATCGTCCTTGCTTTCACCATCAGGGAAATATCTGTCTTTGCGGGCAACAGCCCACATGGATTCTCCAACATATTGAATAATCGCATAATGAGGCTCTAGTACATATTCGCCTTTGGTGTTGATCAGCCCCGTCTCTGCTCCGAAGCTTTTCAGCTTGACGACCGCTCTTCCTTCCTGGAAGGGTTCTGCGATTTCATAAGTCTCCGGGATCATCATGTTACCGTTCTCGCCGAGATACCCCCACAGAGAGTCATCCGATTTCTTGACTTCACTTAAACCGTAGGAGAATGAATCTCCCATATATTCAGCTTCATAAGAACGCAGCGTTTCGCCCTTCGTATTGATGATCGAATATTGACCGTCTTGCGTTTTTACCACAGCTTTTCCATTCTTAAAATCGTTGGCGCTCTCATACTGCGGCGAAACAATGATGCTGCCGCTTCCATCAACGTACCCATACTTCTCATCCTTATAAAAGGTTGCCAGCCCCTCGCTTAAGGAGCCCAGATCACCAGCCATTTCATTGACCTTGTTACCATGGCCATCTAAGATCAAAGAATGATGCTCGAAATCCTCAGCTGCAAATCCTGAGCCAAACTCTTGTATGTACTCATATTCCGCAGGGACAACAAAGCTCCCCGATCGGTCGATTAGACCGTATTTACTTTCAAAATACCCATCACTGGAATCCTCAACACCAACCACTGCTACACCTTGCTCCTGAAAGCTTTCAGCCGAATCAAATTGGGGCTCAATGATCGTTTTTCCTTCTCGATTCAAGTACCCCCACTTTTTCCCTTTAGCCATTGAATAATATGGGTACAAATCCTCAATTGGTTGTTCCGGCGTCGCAGAGGTTTGAACATTGGCCGCGGCATCAGGTGCCCCGTTCTCTTGGGCTGCTAATGGCTCGGCAGCTAGACAGATCGGCAATAGCAGCAGCATAGCAGCTCCTAATGCAATATGAGTACGTCCTTTGGACCTTATTCCTTTCATTACAATCCCGCCTTTATTTGCAGCGTAAGCCGCAAGATTTTGCTAATGATAACTGTATATCGGACCCGTACTGCGTTGCTCAGCATTGACGGCAATCCTACCCATGAGTTATATCAGCAATTACTAATTA
This genomic window from Paenibacillus hexagrammi contains:
- a CDS encoding methyl-accepting chemotaxis protein; its protein translation is MQNNRGFWKITIRKKLLLISLFMLLVPVSILGYVSYHVSSQESDALIRSNLQNSVKMALELTTSMEEAVKAGGMTKEAAQEKVREALIGPLKDGKRSINPHIQLGENGYFFILNANGDLMGHPLLEGQNILDKQTSSGFFYVKDMIEKAKGGGGFTTYDWPLPDSSKEAEKIAYAESAGQDWGWIIAAGSYMQDYNQGQTHILNTILITLLCCWVIGGTLMTLFALHISRPIKRLADQASQFAQGDLRASALNIKNKDEIGDLAVSFQAMYVHLREMVAGLLSSSDRLSDASHDLSGSIGETTLASNQISVSIQDMAGSNDTQARSVKESSVAMEEMAYGIQRIATTSSTAYEASEMTLREAEQGNLLIKQSSEQMNAVNRTVSELAEIVEKLTERSQYIGDIVRVITDISAQTNLLALNASIEAARAGAEGKGFAVVAGEVKKLAERSTTSAAEVAELIEAIQEDMRRAGDAMAKGEQEVAVGVQSIEHTGQAFVRILEATRNVVEQVQEASASAQEMSASSQEISASLQDMERMADQTNQLAQQISASTEEQLAVMEELSSSAESLNVMSSEMQVLAHKFKL
- a CDS encoding WG repeat-containing protein, producing MKGIRSKGRTHIALGAAMLLLLPICLAAEPLAAQENGAPDAAANVQTSATPEQPIEDLYPYYSMAKGKKWGYLNREGKTIIEPQFDSAESFQEQGVAVVGVEDSSDGYFESKYGLIDRSGSFVVPAEYEYIQEFGSGFAAEDFEHHSLILDGHGNKVNEMAGDLGSLSEGLATFYKDEKYGYVDGSGSIIVSPQYESANDFKNGKAVVKTQDGQYSIINTKGETLRSYEAEYMGDSFSYGLSEVKKSDDSLWGYLGENGNMMIPETYEIAEPFQEGRAVVKLKSFGAETGLINTKGEYVLEPHYAIIQYVGESMWAVARKDRYFPDGESKDDLYKFALFNKDGKQITDYLYDDVASFKDGYSVVSQGLTSFFIDKTGQKAQSLPIIQGTGTIQRDKGLISANVDNRLQYIDMDGNVIWKAEYLKDLGNGIVLKEAKERPHRNTLIYYPVIEGIQDKQVSEKINAELMPSDATISSEDQSASYDEDFTVHMFKKDLLVVGANGYYYPFGAAHGMPSQVYKHVNIRNGSIYKLADLFKQDSGYLSRISDLIREQLKDHAEEKGVFPQAAEDLPDITDSQGFYLDSDVLNIYYNPYDIGPYAAGFITFQIPLSDLDTYIDKQGEFWKSFHE